From Toxorhynchites rutilus septentrionalis strain SRP chromosome 2, ASM2978413v1, whole genome shotgun sequence, a single genomic window includes:
- the LOC129765479 gene encoding peroxisomal targeting signal 1 receptor has translation MSFKDLVEPECGGANPLMNLGRQVARDVAFQDEGFAGGRSAFIGSGNDLVKEFMGQIAPAPQTFRMDVLLKEMRDIDAQNFHQRQIVPGPPVIEEVNRSDLDWAKEFAMDSSLGPGQRSESKLTSIWSNSHLTPIEGAMNARPSNILYTKDFFDLNEPKSEEEQKSIRQAAGELAEVAYGQDTEKINYSEFLHFINNAAEGTVKIRDGNVWANEFEQLAAGPSKPVAKEETGIAEDWAKAFEDGKKGEQEAAENYNKQFWERLQDEWRTISENESQHPWLSEFSEFYDPYKEYKFDEENPMANVENAFEKGKTFLSKGDIPSAVLCFEAAVKQDPENPEIWELLGFSQAENEKDPNAIAALNKALSFNPNNMPVLMALAVSYTNESMQNQALKMLVKWMKCNPKYEALVPAQMLQSQSSPLASSLLGSPSLQEVQDLFIKAVQKSPTEIDADIQEALGVLFNLSSEYDKAVDCFRAAVQVRPNNSKTWNRLGASLANGNRSVEAVEAYQRALAIQPGFIRARYNVGIICINLKAYKEAAEHLLLALNHQASSIARAGINVSSPANQMSSTIWITLRMVMSLMGRQDLQQAIDNRDLEILNREFPMGTE, from the exons ATGTCCTTCAAGGATCTAGTGGAGCCGGAATGTGGTGGAGCGAATCCTCTGATGAACCTGGGTCGCCAGGTTGCTCGGGATGTCGCCTTTCAGGATGAGGGGTTCGCCGGAGGCCGTTCGGCATTTATTGGCTCCGGTAATGATTTGGTGAAGGAGTTTATGGGCCAGATTGCTCCGGCACCGCAAACATTTCGCATGGATGTGCTGCTGAAGGAGATGCGAGACATTGATGCGCAAAACTTTCATCAGCGACAAATTGTACCTGGACCACCGGTCATCGAAGAGGTAAACCGGTCGGATTTGGACTGGGCGAAGGAGTTCGCAATGGATTCATCGCTTGGACCGGGACAGCGTTCGGAGAGTAAACTCACGAGT ATCTGGTCGAATTCGCACCTGACTCCGATCGAGGGAGCAATGAATGCTAGACCAAGTAATATTCTATATACGAAGGATTTTTTCGACTTGAATGAACCGAAGAGTGAGGAGGAGCAGAAATCGATTCGTCAAGCTGCCGGAGAGTTGGCGGAAGTTGCTTACGGTCAAGATACGGAGAAAATAAATTATAGCGAG TTTCTCCATTTCATTAATAATGCGGCTGAAGGAACGGTAAAGATTCGCGACGGAAACGTTTGGGCCAATGAGTTTGAGCAGCTGGCTGCGGGTCCATCCAAGCCGGTTGCCAAGGAGGAAACGGGAATTGCAGAAGATTGGGCTAAGGCATTCGAGGATGGTAAGAAAGGGGAGCAGGAGGCAGCCGAGAATTACAACAAGCAGTTTTGGGAACGATTGCAGGACGAATGGCGTACTATTTCGGAAAATGAAAGCCAACATCCTTGGTTGTCGGAGTTTTCCGAGTTTTACGATCCCTATAAGGAGTACAAATTTGACGAGGAAAACCCAATGGCTAACGTCGAGAATGCATTCGAAAAGGGTAAAACTTTTCTGTCCAAAGGAGATATTCCGAGTGCAGTTCTGTGCTTTGAAGCGGCTGTAAAGCAGGACCCGGAGAATCCGGAAATTTGGGAGCTGTTGGGATTTAGTCAGGCCGAGAATGAAAAGGATCCGAACGCGATTGCTGCCTTGAACAAGGCACTTTCGTTCAATCCGAACAATATGCCCGTGTTGATGGCATTGGCGGTGTCTTACACAAACGAGAGCATGCAAAACCAAGCATTGAAGATGCTGGTGAAGTGGATGAAGTGTAATCCAAAGTACGAGGCACTCGTACCGGCACAGATGTTGCAGTCTCAAAGTTCACCACTGGCGAGCTCCTTGCTTGGTAGTCCCAGTCTGCAGGAAGTTCAGGATCTGTTCATCAAAGCTGTACAGAAATCGCCCACGGAAATTGACGCTGACATTCAGGAAGCATTGGGGGTTCTCTTCAACCTGAGCTCGGAATACGACAAGGCGGTTGACTGCTTCCGGGCCGCGGTCCAGGTGCGCCCGAATAATTCCAAAACATGGAACCGTTTGGGAGCCAGTCTGGCTAATGGGAATCGTTCGGTCGAAGCAGTCGAAGCGTACCAGCGGGCACTGGCCATCCAACCGGGTTTTATCAGGGCACGTTACAATGTTGGCATTATTTGTATCAATCTGAAGGCATACAAAGAAGCTGCCGAACATTTGCTTCTTGCGCTGAACCATCAGGCATCGTCAATAGCTCGGGCAGGGATTAATGTCTCCTCGCCGGCCAATCAGATGTCCAGCACGATATGGATCACGCTACGTATGGTTATGTCGTTGATGGGACGACAGGATTTGCAGCAGGCGATTGATAACCGCGATTTGGAGATTTTAAATCGTGAATTCCCCATGGGTACCGAATAG
- the LOC129764455 gene encoding uncharacterized protein LOC129764455 isoform X2 has translation MNLFRVSTKIFKIQLELSVNSRIKVDTAATTVDVGIIFQHLQKCPAKGKVCHACKRVGHFESSCRSRNSNKEVPLTTKQVRAVTESETNLEDRRKLAPVATSKTYYTFHSGNETNVVTCHIGGVQLNLLVDSGSDVNLIPDNVWEQLKQSNVAVYRCVKGSEKVLKGYGNDNPLTILGSFVTDVKVGKKSVRAEFFVIKGGQRSILGDETSKELGILLVGLHINRIASEAESFPKIKDVQVQIHTDPEINPVFQPIRRIPIPLEAAVDQKLNHLLAKDIIEVKQGPASWVSPLVVVGKSNGEPRVCFDLRRVNKAVLRERHPMPVVDEYLGRLGKGKLWSKLDIKDAFLQLMLDVRWFDNSQADRTSF, from the coding sequence ATGAACCTGTTCCGAGTTTccacaaaaattttcaaaatacaatTGGAGTTAAGCGTAAATTCGAGAATAAAAGTGGATACAGCTGCTACAACTGTGGACGTCGGGATCATATTTCAACATCTGCAAAAATGTCCAGCAAAAGGCAAGGTGTGTCATGCCTGTAAGCGAGTAGGACATTTTGAGTCATCGTGTCGCTCCAGAAATTCTAATAAAGAGGTTCCCCTTACAACAAAACAAGTACGTGCCGTCACGGAATCAGAAACTAATCTTGAAGATAGACGGAAACTCGCTCCTGTTGCAACATCGAAAACATATTACACGTTTCATTCGGGAAATGAAACCAATGTTGTTACATGTCATATTGGAGGCGTCCAACTGAATTTGCTCGTTGACTCTGGCTCTGATGTGAATTTAATTCCTGATAACGTGTGGGAGCAGCTGAAGCAGTCAAACGTAGCTGTTTATCGATGTGTCAAAGGAAGCGAAAAAGTTCTTAAAGGATATGGTAATGACAATCCCTTAACAATTCTCGGTTCTTTTGTGACGGATGTCAAAGTTGGCAAGAAATCAGTTCGCGCTGAATTTTTCGTAATCAAAGGGGGCCAACGCAGTATTTTGGGAGATGAAACATCGAAGGAGCTAGGTATTTTGCTAGTTGGATTGCACATCAATCGTATAGCTTCCGAAGCTGAATCGTTTCCTAAGATCAAGGATGTCCAGGTGCAGATCCACACAGACCCGGAAATCAATCCCGTGTTCCAGCCGATTAGGCGCATTCCAATTCCCTTAGAAGCTGCGGTAGACCAGAAACTAAATCATCTATTGGCGAAGGACATAATTGAAGTAAAACAAGGCCCTGCTTCTTGGGTTTCACCACTTGTAGTGGTTGGAAAAAGTAACGGAGAACCAAGGGTTTGCTTTGACCTACGACGAGTCAACAAAGCTGTGCTGCGAGAGCGCCATCCGATGCCTGTCGTTGATGAGTACCTGGGCAGGCTTGGCAAAGGCAAACTTTGGAGCAAGTTAGATATTAAAGACGCTTTCTTGCAG